The following coding sequences are from one Diospyros lotus cultivar Yz01 chromosome 7, ASM1463336v1, whole genome shotgun sequence window:
- the LOC127805655 gene encoding protein FAR1-RELATED SEQUENCE 5-like, with protein sequence METDLLRSSAMETDLQSRHRSSSPMSEQVQCPYDEEENVVVFDNEIEIEVGADNECTSEGNEMVPTVGMKFNDHNEIYEFYKTYAYTVGFPVRKRNSKKGDDGLLKYVTYACSREGQRSSETSSSLKPTPTIKIGCLARITVASDVTGIWKITRVILEHNHKTSPSKSRLYRCNRQLSEQVKRKLEVNDLAGIPMHKSYNSAVVEAGGYENLSFVEQDCRNYIDRVRRLRLGEGDAAAIQAYFAKMQSQCPGFYYSLDLDDESRLKNVFWADNRCREAYKEFGDIVTFDTTYLTNKYDMPFAPFVGVNHHGQSTLFGCGLVSSEDTETFVWLFMTWLQCMEGQAPIGIITDQDRAMQNAIQIVFPNTRHRWCLWHILKKLPEKFGGHPYKGSILSTVHEVVYESQSPEEFERGWHSLIDMYTLHNNDWLSGLFRERGRWLFVEQYERALRSKVEKEFQADFKSFSHMVPCATKYCIEKQFQEVYTISKFKEFQEELTGKVYCDIISTELTCLGTRYEVQEDIIFNATTKRKTFTVMFEGEIGRIVCSCHLFEFRGILCRHVISVLIRNNVKMIPKSYILRRWRKDVCRAYTRVKINYSGWVSTPEQVKYDKLQSLFAKVANLVVDDEERTREVMEFLENQMNNTSISRRSISSDNNILSQGSVQIAFDCGEVARTSSNPILDPHCAKTKGAPRKLRQKGPLETNTIKRKASKGKRSMENNTQPAQAVGPNYQPWNAAYGVNWVPTYTMGQPFMPSYLPPRRPQEDEVGIELMNPDLLKERLP encoded by the exons ATGGAGACCGATCTTCTGCGATCTTCCGCGATGGAGACTGATCTTCAGTCTCGTCACCGTTCTTCCTCGCCGATGTCAGAGCAAG ttCAATGTCCATATGATGAAGAAGAGAATGTAGTAGTTTTTGATAATGAGATTGAGATTGAAGTAGGGGCTGACAATGAATGCACATCAGAGGGCAATGAGATGGTGCCTACAGTAGGGATGAAATTTAATGACCACAACGagatttatgaattttacaaAACATATGCTTATACTGTGGGTTTTCCTGTCAGAAAAAGGAATTCAAAAAAGGGTGATGATGGGTTGTTAAAATATGTGACATATGCTTGTAGTCGAGAAGGTCAGAGAAGCAGTGAAACAAGTAGCTCTTTGAAGCCTACACCAACCATTAAAATAGGGTGTTTAGCTAGGATTACAGTTGCGTCAGATGTGACAGGAATATGGAAAATTACTAGGGTAATCTTGGAGCATAATCACAAAACAAGTCCATCAAAATCTAGGTTGTATCGATGTAATCGACAATTGAGTGAACAAGTGAAACGAAAGCTTGAAGTAAACGACCTAGCTGGTATTCCAATGCACAAAAGTTACAACTCAGCTGTCGTTGAAGCGGGTGGTTACGAGAATCTATCATTTGTTGAGCAGGACTGTAGAAACTATATTGATAGAGTTAGGCGATTAAGACTTGGGGAGGGAGATGCAGCTGCAATACAAGCCTACTTTGCAAAAATGCAATCACAGTGTCCTGGTTTTTACTATAGTTTGGATTTGGACGATGAGTCCCGATTGAAGAATGTGTTTTGGGCTGATAATAGGTGTCGGGAGGCATATAAAGAATTTGGTGATATTGTCACATTCGATACCACATACTTGACGAATAAGTATGACATGCCATTTGCCCCTTTTGTTGGTGTGAATCATCACGGGCAATCGACGTTATTTGGATGTGGTTTAGTATCTAGTGAGGATACCGAGACATTTGTTTGGTTGTTTATGACTTGGCTTCAGTGCATGGAGGGTCAGGCACCTATTGGTATAATTACTGATCAGGATAGGGCTATGCAAAATGCCATTCAAATTGTTTTTCCGAACACAAGACATAGATGGTGTTTGTGGCACATACTTAAGAAGTTGCCTGAAAAATTTGGGGGCCACCCTTATAAGGGTTCAATACTCTCGACCGTGCACGAAGTGGTCTATGAGTCGCAAAGTCCGGAAGAATTTGAACGGGGTTGGCATTCATTGATTGATATGTACACATTGCACAACAATGATTGGTTGTCCGGGCTTTTCAGAGAAAGAGGTCGGTGG CTATTCGTTGAACAGTATGAGCGGGCCTTGAGGAGCAAAGTTGAAAAGGAATTCCAGGCAGATTTTAAGTCATTTTCACATATGGTACCGTGTGCAACTAAGTATTGTATAGAGAAACAGTTCCAAGAGGTTTACACAATCTCcaaatttaaagaatttcaaGAAGAGCTAACTGGAAAAGTGTATTGTGATATTATCTCTACCGAGCTGACTTGTCTTGGAACTAGGTATGAAGTCCAAGAAGATATAATATTTAACGCAACAACAAAGAGGAAGACTTTTACGGTGATGTTTGAGGGAGAGATTGGTCGCATTGTTTGTAGCTGTCACTTGTTCGAGTTTCGAGGAATACTTTGCAGACATGTTATTTCTGTATTAATTCGAAACAATGTCAAAATGATTCCTAAGAGTTATATCTTGAGGAGATGGAGGAAAGATGTGTGTAGAGCATACACAAGGGTCAAGATCAATTACAGTGGTTGGGTTAGCACTCCTGAGCAggtaaaatatgataaattgcaAAGTTTATTTGCCAAGGTTGCAAATTTAGTAGTGGATGATGAGGAACGAACCCGCGAGGTAATGGAGTttcttgaaaatcaaatgaacAATACGAGCATATCGAGACGAAGCATAAGTTCTGACAATAATATCCTTTCCCAAGGCAGTGTTCAAATCGCATTTGATTGTGGCGAAGTTGCAAGGACATCATCTAATCCCATTTTGGATCCGCATTGCGCAAAAACAAAGGGAGCTCCTAGAAAACTTCGTCAAAAGGGCCCATTGGAAACGAATACCATTAAACGGAAA GCGAGCAAAGGAAAGCGGTCAATGGAAAATAATACACAACCAGCACAAGCC GTGGGGCCGAATTATCAACCTTGGAATGCAGCGTATGGAGTGAATTGGGTTCCGACTTATACAATGGGTCAACCATTTATGCCATCTTATTTGCCACCTCGACGACCCCAGGAAGACGAGGTGGGCATAGAGCTGATGAACCCTGATTTGCTCAAAGAGAGGCTGCCTTGA